The following proteins are encoded in a genomic region of Primulina huaijiensis isolate GDHJ02 chromosome 3, ASM1229523v2, whole genome shotgun sequence:
- the LOC140974054 gene encoding uncharacterized protein isoform X2: MEENSGDDQLFIPQVADDRKPKIGMKFASLDDAFSYYNQYAREAGFSARMSNSKKQKMTNEVVWKKFVCFKEGHTDELRWMKHVKDAQPKQERAPFFRISQVYQLPDKYILKRWTRVAKVDAIYFMTEQNSIDDQENSLMSRHSRLSYKASVAIDDASLTDEGTNFLDEQLDYILSKIKEINTSKTFNSESQKKKTMDVVLGIFDPSEIRAKGCGKRLKSSKEKSISKARLCRGCGSRGVSHDKRNCPILHNGSTIHDHHNNNDNMDEEDFASMAGSNNMRATGTHLDE, encoded by the exons ATGGAAGAAAATAGTGGTGATGATCAGCTATTCATTCCCCAAGTTGCAGACGATCGAAAACCGAAAATTGGGATGAAATTCGCATCATTGGATGATGCATTTTCGTACTATAACCAATATGCACGAGAAGCCGGGTTTAGTGCGAGAATGAGCAATAGTAAGAAACAAAAGATGACAAATGAAGTTGTGTGGAAAAAATTTGTATGCTTTAAAGAAGGTCATACAGATGAACTCCGCTGGATGAAACATGTAAAAGACGCTCAACCGAAACAGGAAAGAGCTC CTTTTTTTCGTATTAGCCAAGTGTATCAATTGCCTGATAAGTATATACTGAAACGATGGACACGAGTTGCAAAGGTTGATGCCATATATTTTATGACTGAGCAAAATAGCATCGATGATCAAGAAAATAGTTTGATGTCAAGGCACTCGAGGTTATCTTATAAAGCTTCCGTAGCAATTGATGATGCGTCGTTGACTGATGAAGGGACAAACTTCTTGGATGAACAATTAGATTATATTTTAAGCAAAATTAAAGAGATAAACACCAGTAAAACTTTCAACAGTGAAAGTCAAAAGAAGAAAACCATGGATGTGGTCCTTGGTATATTTGATCCTTCTGAAATAAGAGCAAAAGGGTGTGGGAAGAGATTGAAATCATCAAAGGAGAAGTCAATCTCAAAGGCCAGACTATGTCGTGGATGCGGGAGTCGAGGTGTGTCTCATGACAAGCGCAATTGTCCAATTTTGCATAACGG ATCAACTATACATGATCATCATAACAACAATGACAACATGGATGAAGAAGATTTTGCATCGATGGCTG GTTCTAACAACATGCGAGCAACTGGAACACATTTGGATGAATGA
- the LOC140974054 gene encoding protein FAR1-RELATED SEQUENCE 5-like isoform X1, translating to MEENSGDDQLFIPQVADDRKPKIGMKFASLDDAFSYYNQYAREAGFSARMSNSKKQKMTNEVVWKKFVCFKEGHTDELRWMKHVKDAQPKQERARGEVRTGCKSKISIVKEQTGPNWVVSTFMEIHNHPLSTPSKVHLLRSHRNVSVSKKALIQQFSEANVPICQQMRLLEIEYGGPEHVGCTEKDIRNCEKILRDEQKGIDAETLIEFFAAEKDKCSAFFFDYETDSDNRFSRCFWADPVSRMTNSVFGDVVVFDTTYNTNKYGMIFAPFVGVNNHHQTIVFGCGFLSDEKTESFVWLFNKFIEAMPKGAPNVIITDQDPAMTKAIAQVFPQVVHRYCLWHILNKFSDKLNPVTFRDYYQSIKNVIQNSTTPNEFDKSWEDVIKCANLEKNDWLLLMYELRQKWVPAYCNHVFCAGISSSQRSESSHAFFKKYVSNKNSLMDFITRFNRALRHQRHNELVADHIDLNECPKIKSKRPMETQMVKVYTKKKNG from the coding sequence ATGGAAGAAAATAGTGGTGATGATCAGCTATTCATTCCCCAAGTTGCAGACGATCGAAAACCGAAAATTGGGATGAAATTCGCATCATTGGATGATGCATTTTCGTACTATAACCAATATGCACGAGAAGCCGGGTTTAGTGCGAGAATGAGCAATAGTAAGAAACAAAAGATGACAAATGAAGTTGTGTGGAAAAAATTTGTATGCTTTAAAGAAGGTCATACAGATGAACTCCGCTGGATGAAACATGTAAAAGACGCTCAACCGAAACAGGAAAGAGCTCGTGGTGAAGTTAGAACTGGATGtaagtcaaagatttcaattgtCAAGGAACAAACTGGTCCTAATTGGGTTGTCAGTACCTTCATGGAAATCCATAATCATCCGCTCTCGACTCCTTCAAAGGTGCATTTGCTACGCTCACATCGAAATGTCTCAGTATCAAAGAAAGCATTGATTCAACAATTTTCAGAAGCCAATGTACCAATTTGTCAACAAATGCGATTATTGGAAATAGAGTATGGAGGGCCTGAGCATGTAGGTTGCACAGAGAAAGATATTAGAAACTGTGAGAAAATCCTAAGGGATGAACAAAAGGGTATTGATGCTGAAACACTAATTGAGTTCTTTGCAGCTGAGAAAGACAAGTGTTCAGCTTTTTTCTTTGATTATGAGACTGATTCGGATAATAGATTTAGTAGGTGTTTTTGGGCAGATCCTGTATCAAGGATGACAAACAGTGTATTTGGTGATGTAGTGGTGTTTGATACGACGTATAACACTAACAAATATGGTATGATTTTCGCACCATTTGTAGGAGTTAATAATCATCATCAGACAATTGTTTTTGGTTGCGGATTTCTAAGTGACGAGAAGACTGAGTCTTTTGTTTGGTTATTTAACAAGTTCATAGAAGCCATGCCTAAAGGTGCACCAAACGTGATCATTACTGACCAGGATCCTGCTATGACAAAGGCCATTGCACAAGTTTTCCCACAAGTAGTGCATCGATATTGTTTGTGGCACATACTGAACAAATTTTCAGATAAATTAAATCCTGTGACTTTTCGCGACTACTATCAAAGCATAAAGAATGTCATTCAAAATTCTACGACACCTAATGAATTTGATAAGTCTTGGGAAGATGTTATCAAGTGTgctaatttggaaaaaaatgatTGGTTGTTATTGATGTATGAATTACGACAGAAGTGGGTGCCAGCATATTGTAACCATGTATTTTGTGCTGGAATCTCAAGTAGTCAGAGATCTGAAAGTTCACATGCATTTTTCAAGAAGTATGTCTCTAATAAGAACTCATTGATGGATTTTATTACTCGTTTCAATAGGGCACTCCGACATCAAAGACACAATGAGTTAGTTGCTGACCATATTGATTTGAATGAGTGTCCCAAAATTAAGTCAAAGAGGCCAATGGAAACTCAAATGGTTAAGGTGTacacgaaaaaaaaaaatggttag
- the LOC140974055 gene encoding V-type proton ATPase subunit H, with protein MQLYSLSLDLDCSSSKNLSAFRFSEMPTDQAELSTEQVLRRDIPWETYMTTKLISGTGLQLLRRYDKKPESYKAQLLDDDGPAYIRCFVSILRDIFKEETVEYVLALIDEMLLANPKRARLFHDKSLAGEDIYDPFLRLLWKGNWFIQEKSCKILSFIVSGRPKGQNAIADSAAKSKNEVISINDVLKGLVDWLCAQLKNQSHTGRSIPVVINCLSTLLKEPAVRSSFVQADGVKLLIPLISPASTQQSIQLLYETCLCVWLLSYYEPAVEYLATTKCLPRLIEVAKGSTKEKVVRLVVLILRNLLHKGTFGAQMVDLGLPQLVQSLKAQAWSDEDLLEALNQLEEGLKDNIKKLSSFDRYKQEVLLGHLDWSPMHKDPIFWRDNITNFEEHDFQILRVLITILDTSTDPRTLAVACYDLSQFIQYHQAGRIIVTDLKAKDRVMKLMNHENVEVTKNALLCIQRLFLGAKYASFLQA; from the exons ATGCAGCTTTATTCTCTCTCTCTTGATCTCGATTGCTCATCGTCAAAGAATCTCTCTGCTTTCCGATTTTCCGAAATGCCCACCGATCAGGCGGAGCTCTCCACAGAACAG GTTTTGAGGAGGGATATTCCATGGGAGACTTACATGACGACGAAGTTGATCTCCGGAACTGGACTTCAGCTGCTGCGGCGCTACGATAAGAAGCCTGAGAGTTACAAGGCTCAGTTACTTGATGAT GATGGTCCAGCATATATTCGATGTTTTGTCAGCATTTTGCGAGACATATTCAAGGAAGAAACTGTAGAATATGTGTTAGCTCTGATTGATGAAATGCTTTTGG CAAATCCCAAACGAGCTAGATTATTCCATGACAAGTCTCTGGCTGGCGAGGATATATATGATCCTTTCCTGAG GCTACTTTGGAAAGGTAATTGGTTTATACAAGAGAAGAGCTGTAAGATACTTTCTTTCATAGTAAG TGGAAGGCCTAAAGGTCAAAATGCCATTGCTGATTCAGCAGCCAAGTCGAAGAATGAAGTTATTTCTAtaaatgatgttttgaaggGACTGGTTGATTGGCTGTGTGCACAG CTGAAGAACCAATCTCATACTGGCCGCAGCATTCCAGTAGTTATTAACTGCCTTTCAACTCTACTGAAAGAGCCTGCAGTGCGATCTTCATTTGTTCAGGCTGATGGAGTGAAGTTGCTCATTCCTTTAATATCTCCAGCATCCACTCAACAATCTATCCAG CTCCTTTATGAAACATGCCTTTGTGTGTGGCTCCTGTCTTACTATGAACCTGCAGTTGAGTACTTGGCTACTACTAAATGCTTGCCACGGCTGATTGAAGTTGCCAAGGGATCCACAAAGGAAAAA GTCGTCCGTCTAGTTGTCTTGATCCTTAGAAATTTGCTTCACAAAGGAACATTTGGAGCTCAGATGGTAGACCTGGGCTTGCCACAGCTCGTTCAGAGTTTGAAAGCCCAAGCATGGAGTGACGAG gaTCTGCTGGAAGCCTTGAATCAGCTCGAGGAAGGACTGAAAGATAACATCAAGAAGCTTAGTTCTTTTGATAGGTACAAGCAGGAAGTCCTCCTTGGACACCTTGATTGGTCGCCTATGCATAAAGATCCTATATTCTGGCGGGACAACATTACAAACTTCGAAGAACATGATTTTCAG ATCCTGAGGGTCCTGATCACAATTTTGGACACATCCACTGATCCTAGAACACTAGCTGTTGCTTGCTATGACCTCTCTCAGTTCATTCAGTACCACCAGGCTGGCCGTATCATTGTGACTGATCTCAAAGCAAAGGACCGGGTGATGAAGTTGATGAACCATGAGAACGTAGAGGTTACCAAAAATGCCCTGCTCTGCATCCAAAGGCTTTTCCTAGGAGCCAAATATGCGAGTTTTTTGCAGGCTTGA
- the LOC140974056 gene encoding uncharacterized protein — MLGRCCSSIPSLNPGELKPFQAINGLQQLAEANRFKAWFLDQFGVLHDGKQPYFGAVMTLEKLAASGAKMVVISNSSRRASTTIEKLCSLGFDPSLFVGAITSGELTHQHLLRRDSEWFARLGRCCMHMTWNDRGAISLEGLGLRVVDTVEEAEFVLAHGTEALGLPSCATLPRTLEELENILEKCAAKKIPMVVANPDFVTVEVRALRVMPGTLGAKYEKLGGEVMWMGKPGQIIYNSAMSLVGVEAADCIAVGDSLHHDIKGANSAGISSAFITGGIHATELGLGKFGETADDSLVRSLSTKYEACPTYVLPSFTW, encoded by the exons ATGCTGGGAAGGTGCTGTTCTTCGATTCCATCGCTAAATCCAGGCGAATTGAAGCCATTTCAAGCCATCAATGGACTGCAACAGCTCGCGGAAGCGAACCGATTCAAG GCATGGTTCTTGGATCAGTTTGGAGTCCTACACGACGGGAAACAACCATACTTTGGGGCCGTCATGACAT TAGAAAAGTTAGCAGCTTCTGGTGCAAAGATGGTGGTTATCAGTAATTCATCGAGGCGTGCATCAACCACTATAGAAAAGTTATGTAGCCTTGGATTTGACCCCTCTCTCTTTGTGGGTGCCATCACCAGTGGGGAGTTGACGCACCAGCATCTGCTAAG GAGAGATAGTGAGTGGTTTGCTAGACTGGGAAGGTGCTGCATGCACATGACCTGGAACGATAGAGGTGCAATATCTCTTGAG GGTTTGGGGCTTCGAGTTGTGGATACTGTCGAAGAAGCTGAATTTGTTTTGGCTCATGGAACTGAAGCTTTGGGACTTCCCTCCTGTGCTACTCTTCCGAGGACACTTGAGGAACTTGAGAATATTCTAGAGAAATGTGCTGCTAAGAAGATTCCTATGGTGGTGGCTAATCCTGATTTTGTTACCGTTGAGGTTAGAGCTCTGCGGGTGATGCCTG GTACTTTGGGAGCCAAATACGAGAAGCTTGGTGGGGAAGTAATGTGGATGGGCAAGCCCGGCCAG ATCATATATAACTCAGCCATGTCATTGGTTGGCGTGGAAGCTGCTGATTGTATTGCTGTTGGAGACTCTCTCCACCATGACATAAAAGGTGCAAATTCAGCTGGAATTTCGTCAGCTTTTATTACTGGTGGGATCCATGCAACTGAACTTGGACTTGGTAAATTCGGAGAAACCGCAGATGATTCCTTAGTTCGTTCTCTTTCCACAAAATATGAAGCCTGTCCAACGTATGTGCTACCCTCGTTCACATGGTGA
- the LOC140972620 gene encoding putative F-box protein At3g51171, translating into MAVVNGDGEGDGDGRVLPDAMVEDILSRLHSKVLMKLRIVCKNWKYLISTSYFMNLHVEKSLRNPNFLLLSDSSSNQPVITTVSLAGDVLDRWNLPLVFNRDLDMLPSQWGPNNLVCIFDGWKSFLVCNPSVRKMIRVPRKSCSKRVDAYGFCYLPSRNQYVIMISLIDYEWQMIPFSINIGNNLEGLRTGVWNSIKDCKVLLPQAVFANGVFYWIGLKNTWSPCLLCFDLYKEKFFTAACQDVIKGTFSDLLHNLKGNLRVMTWGDWTFIQSSKLDHDVMNQASAIYKPGSYFRPLMVGEDGEMLARDRGFLEWFRLREETTFIIRRKGEKRIPLFRYKQNMKLHADTLIFLS; encoded by the coding sequence ATGGCAGTCGTCAACGGAGATGGCGAAGGAGACGGGGATGGCCGTGTTCTGCCCGATGCCATGGTGGAGGATATACTATCAAGATTGCACTCGAAAGTCCTCATGAAACTAAGGATCGTCTGCAAGAATTGGAAATATCTGATCTCTACTAGTTATTTCATGAACCTACACGTCGAAAAATCTCTCAGAAATCCAAACTTTTTACTCTTGTCAGATTCCTCTTCCAATCAGCCTGTTATAACTACCGTCAGCCTCGCAGGAGACGTGCTGGACCGATGGAATCTCCCTCTCGTCTTCAACCGAGACTTAGATATGTTGCCCTCCCAATGGGGGCCAAACAATCTTGTTTGCATCTTTGACGGGTGGAAGAGTTTCTTGGTGTGCAATCCAAGCGTCAGGAAGATGATCCGTGTACCAAGAAAATCATGTTCAAAAAGAGTTGATGCTTATGGTTTCTGTTACCTCCCTAGCAGGAACCAATACGTTATCATGATCAGCCTAATCGACTATGAATGGCAGATGATCCCTTTTTCCATCAATATTGGCAACAACTTGGAAGGCTTGCGTACCGGGGTCTGGAATTCCATCAAGGACTGTAAGGTGCTCTTGCCCCAGGCCGTTTTCGCTAACGGGGTTTTTTACTGGATAGGACTCAAAAATACTTGGAGTCCATGTCTCCTGTGCTTCGACTTGTACAAGGAAAAATTCTTCACTGCTGCATGCCAGGATGTGATCAAAGGCACTTTTTCTGACTTGTTACACAATTTGAAGGGAAATCTACGTGTGATGACGTGGGGAGACTGGACATTTATTCAATCGTCGAAGCTTGATCATGATGTTATGAATCAGGCGTCCGCCATTTACAAGCCTGGTTCGTATTTCAGACCACTTATGGTCGGAGAAGATGGAGAGATGCTGGCTCGCGATAGAGGATTTCTGGAGTGGTTTAGGCTACGAGAGGAGACAACTTTTATAATTAGAAGAAAAGGGGAGAAAAGAATTCCGCTGTTCAGATATAAGCAGAATATGAAACTCCACGCTGATACCCTGATCTTTctctcatga